Genomic window (Branchiostoma lanceolatum isolate klBraLanc5 chromosome 13, klBraLanc5.hap2, whole genome shotgun sequence):
tccactcactcacacactcacacacacactcactcactcacccactcactcactcactcactcacccactcactcactcactcacacactcactcactcactcactcactcactcacgcactcactcactcactcactcactcactcactcactcactcactcactcactcacacacttgaacttactcactcactatctggtttaaCATCttctgttccccatcatctgatAACATAAGATCAGATATTGATAGAATAACTGAGATTCAGTTTGTAACTTCTGTTGTGCACAATAAAGCTACGAACacaattcataatcatatcgAACCTGGCTTGGTGTGTGTTGCATTGTATATTCTCCTACCCTAAACCAATAGATTCAGACATATAAATATAGACAATTGATGATGAGATAGAGACATAAACTGATAGAGGCAACCTTTCATTGTTACAGGTACAAGAAGATAAGTGAGAAGGAAACGACGCCCGCCCACTGCAAACCGTGCCCGCTGTGCGCCCTCTGCGCGGACTGCTGGCGACACGATGCCATCGCAGAGCCGTACCGCCCGAAATCCATGTACGAAGTCATCCGCTGGTATTACTTCACCGACAAACATCTATACGAAAACCTCGACGACGATCCGAGAATCGGGCTCATCGGCAGGTGGAAAGAAGATGTGCAGGATATACAGGAACAGGCTGTGAGAATCGTCAGTAAAGAGGAGAATACACAGTGGAAACTTGTGAGACTTCACTACGGGTACAAGAGAATAGACCCCTTCAGAGGGACGGACTATGTTTTAGACATGGAAGTGGCGGAGTCAGACGGGACAGAAAAGGGGCGTAAACTGGTCCACCTGGTGAGGTCGATCCGTCCGCACGTCAGGCTGATCAACGTTCAAAACGTTGCGCAAGAAACGGTCGTCCATTTCATCGTGCCGTTGTCAAGGGTAACAGACAGACTCAGGGATTTCATGCAGGTATACTTATATGGTCAAGGTTGTTAGATTGTATGAACGATGATTTGTTAATTGCCTAAGTCAAAGTAGTTTCTTGATTATCTGTAAGAAGTATGCAATGCAGCCTGTGGCCGCAATATTCTTTTCATAGCTGATCATAATaaacctttgttttgtttgttcattgattgattgattgattgactcattcatgcattcatttattttttcctttctttcttcattccttattaattcatttcttcattcatttcttcattcatgctttctttccttctttcctgCTTCCCtcactcatttattcattcatccgtCCATTCATgccttcatttattcataccCTCATTCCTCCATCCCTCCCTGCAGGTGTACGAGAAGGTTGTCATGGAGACGGGTGTGGCCGCCAGCCTCCTCGGCGTGTTGTTCCGGGACAGCCCCGAGGACCAGACCAGCCTGGAGCAGTGCAAGCAGCTGTTCGACCAGTACGCGGCCAAGTACCCCGCCGCAACCATACAGTACGTAATGAGTACTGTAGGGGTTTGGATAGTTTGGGATCTTAGCATCTATATCAAttactgtcaatgcagaaatgttcacagttgttttatattcacggtttttgcggtgaactctttacttccattgtgtgactgtagcgctagtactgttgtttcaaatgtgaactcaaagCCACCCAGaaaacttcattttctccctaccgcgaaattaaaaccctgcgaacatttctgcattgacagtcCTTAGTATAAACGGAGAGTCAAACCATTCCTATCTACGAGGCAATGTTTATTCAGTGACCTATACTTACTCTGACGCAAGAGACttctgtatacaatgtatatacaggTACCACACCACCTATATGGTCTAGCTTATGACATGGCCTACTATTATATCATCACTCATTCCAAATGAGTCAAAGGTCATGTGCGTTCCAGGTACGTGGAGGCAGAGGGTGAGTTTTCCCGCGCCGTGGGGCTGGACATGGGAGCCCGCCAGCTGCCGCCGGACGCTCTGCTGTTCTTCTGCGACATCGATGTGGACTTCGATCAAGGTACGTAAGCCTGTAGGTttcatatttgtatgtataataATGTATGTGTGATGTTTgcgtgtgcatgtacatgtacatggggggAAAGGGACACATTTTcatatgtgagtgtgtgtgtgtgagagagagaaagcgagtgactgtatatgtgtgtgttgttttttctcgCAGGATTTCTGCAGAGATGTCGTAACAACGCTGAGATCGGGCAGCAGGTTTTCTACCCGGCCGTGTTCTCCCAGTACGACCCTGAACTTGTGATGGAGGGCATTCCGGGGAAACCGAAGCCCACCAACCTCCGCGATATCAACAAATATAATGGTTAGCACAGAATCGGAATTTGTAGTTTGCCGTTACTTTGGCATTGCCTTGTGAAGAAGTTGACTCACTGGATTTATGCAACTAATGTGAGTTATCATAATGGTATATCATACTGGGCCTGGGACAAATTGGGATGGTGCTTTGGTTTTCGTTTGCTTATGCTCTCTTTCTTTAGGGTTTCTGAATGTACTGGCTATGGCAGTTAACGTTTGTCTGATTGAATGTTATCTGTTACCGCAGATTTCTAGATATGCTACATGGCCTATTTGTAcagatgtttatttgtttgtttgtttacctcagGATTCTGGATGTACTATGGTTACGGCATGGCCTGTATGTTCAACCAAGACTACCGCTCGGTGGGGGGGTTCAACCTCGACAtcagggggtgggggggcgAGGACGTCGAACTCTACGAGCGACACGTCAAGAGTGACCTTCAGGTACACGTAGTGAGAATTTCTTTCTTGATTCTTGCTGTGTTTCACCTTTGACGTCACATATGCTGGTTGTTATTAATCTTGTGCtatcatgctagaaatattctccctacagctggcgcagttagtctggtagagactagtctgCCTTCAACACACTAATATTTTTCCATTTGCTCCCCCTGTACTACTTCAGGTGTTCCGTGCCATGGACCCCGCCCTGGTGCACCGTTACCATGGCAAGACCTGCGACCCCGCCCTGACCCGCGACCAGTACCGGATGTGCGTGGGCTCGCTGTCGGAGACCATGGCGTCCAAGGCCCAACTAGGGGTCAAACTGTTGACCCTGCAGGGGAAGCTACCACCAGCCGCTTGAGGGGTGTGTGATTTTAGCAAAATTGAATGAAAGGCACTGAAATGTGACAATCTGTAAGAAAGGCACTGAAATGTGACAATCTGTAAGAAAGGCACTGAAATGTGACAATCTGTAAGAAAGGCACTGAAATGTGACAATCTGTAAGAAAGGCACTGAAATGTGACAATCTGTAAGAAAGGCACTAAAATGTGGCAATCTGTAAGAAAGGCACTGAAATGTGACCATCTGTAAAAAAAGGCACTGAAATGTGACCATCTGTAAAAAAAGGCACTGAAATGTGACCATCTGTAAAAAAAGGCACTGAAATGTGACAATCTGTAAGAAAGTCGCTGAAATGTGACAATCTGTAAGAAAGGCACTGAAATGTGACAATCTGTAATAAAGGCACTGAAATGTGACAATCTGTAAAAAAGGCACTGAAATGTGACAATCTGTAAAAAAAGGCACTGAAATGTGACAATCTGTAAGAAAGGCACTGAAATGTGACAATCTGTAAGAAAGGCACTGAAATGTGACAATCTGTAAAATGTGGCAATCTGTAGCAAATGGTttgtacagccaaacctgtacaagtgaccaagCAATCCACaggttctgtgacgtcacgttatgcataTACTACTCGGTGAGCAGCAGAAAGTTGATGGCAGTAAGGGATGGtggctcattccttgacaaagaaaaGTCTAAGACAAGTAAAAAAATTGGGAAAGTcccatttttgtgttggcaattgcagttcgaCTTTGCTGCAGAATGATTTCTGCCaagacagatgaacttttaagcTATCACCTGGTCATGAAGGCGCTAAAATATGGAAATCTGTCGCAAATTTTATGTGCATGTTCAGTGGAACCTGTTTACTGACCACCTACACATAAGTGACCACTTGCACACttttgatggtcccttagattaatTTTTCCATCGACCCAAGAATTAGAAATCCTTTCTATAGTGGTCACTTGTCTACAGTATCTATTTGGTTAAAATTGCTTAAGTGGTCACTATTGACAGATTTGAATGTAGAAGTTACTGATAGAGCAATAATAACGGTTGATTTTCGTAATAAAAAAGGCAATACAAATGCGGAAATGTTtagcaacattcatttgatatgACTTGCCACTGTCTATGTTGCCACTAAAGATTCTGCCACTCTTGCCACAGACCAATCAATTAACCCTTAAGCCTCCAGGGTACCATTCTCCTAGCCTGGAgcccagccttcttagcttcagtccgctacccaagcttcTTGGCGTGGAGCAGAGCTaaggtagcggactaaagctaagaaggctggactccaagctaccatcctccgtagttaaACCACTAGTTAaatcttttcacttgctaaccAAGGAAATCGGCTCTGTGATTAGCAAgcaaatagtgggtgcatgtgcacctgtgtgcacccaaaattggagctgtgcacctgatttttgactgtgggtgcaccggtgcacctagatatcttTGTAGGCTATAGACTAGTATAggataagggtactattgtatactaagtatacagaatattcttgaaatgtaagtatcagaaaaagtaatacaACCTTTTGTTCTACTTTATTTGGTGTAtctcttgtttgaaattttaaggttaactatagaatcacagattgaagtcaaactttgtaattatgttttgttaacattcaactttattctatgtggtgcacccaaaattctttctgtgcacctaattttttgtgttgggtgcaccagtgcacccatttccaaaaatgaattttgaggcctgcaagcaaaaagattgagccagcgagTTGCTATAGATGATGGTACCCAGCCTACAATAACCCTGGAGCACCGCTTGTTAGAAATGtacaaatgcaaaacaaaaggaATTGTGTCCTTTACGTGCTATCCAAGACACCTGTCAACCCTTACCCACCTCCTTAAGACAGGACTTAATATCTTGGTGTTCCTTAAATGCTTATCTATGCAGATCTTAAGTCTTATGTAAGACTTATTCAATGCGGGTATCTATTGTTAAGAGatgttgtatatatacatatacagtatagCGTGTGTATTCTTAGCTGACTACTGCCAATGCAAAAATGGATGTACAACCTTCCTATTTAACCTCCTTAAGTTGGTACAATGTA
Coding sequences:
- the LOC136447033 gene encoding chondroitin sulfate synthase 1-like; translation: MSDKTGDMFGRSLRRPGFPLIPVCAGIVVGYILRGLFDSTFLTIIEDKRYKKISEKETTPAHCKPCPLCALCADCWRHDAIAEPYRPKSMYEVIRWYYFTDKHLYENLDDDPRIGLIGRWKEDVQDIQEQAVRIVSKEENTQWKLVRLHYGYKRIDPFRGTDYVLDMEVAESDGTEKGRKLVHLVRSIRPHVRLINVQNVAQETVVHFIVPLSRVTDRLRDFMQVYEKVVMETGVAASLLGVLFRDSPEDQTSLEQCKQLFDQYAAKYPAATIQYVMSTVGVWIVWDLSIYINYCQCRNVHSCFIFTVFAVNSLLPLCDCSASTVVSNVNSKPPRKLHFLPTAKLKPCEHFCIDIKGHVRSRYVEAEGEFSRAVGLDMGARQLPPDALLFFCDIDVDFDQGFLQRCRNNAEIGQQVFYPAVFSQYDPELVMEGIPGKPKPTNLRDINKYNGFWMYYGYGMACMFNQDYRSVGGFNLDIRGWGGEDVELYERHVKSDLQVFRAMDPALVHRYHGKTCDPALTRDQYRMCVGSLSETMASKAQLGVKLLTLQGKLPPAA